The following proteins are co-located in the uncultured Draconibacterium sp. genome:
- a CDS encoding glycine-rich protein — translation MEHFYSEVQKRNRIQNSASNLNALSLLRTILSVFLVVLTTTVLFGQTTTYNYTGSVQTFTAPHTGKYLLEVWGAQGGSAGTSYPGGLGGYAKGECTLTAGQTISVYVGQQGRAPSGGTAWNGGGAGTCCGAGGGGGTDIRIGGTALSNRVIVAGAGGGGSNDIPSGPGGSGGGLSGVEGSSDLTYPPSYAGTQTTGYQLGVGESNLSDSGGGGGGYWGGGAGTGPSGGSGGGGSAYIGGVVSGSTSTGIWSGDGKAAVTVLCDPINVAGVPESYVCAGSSITLTATSENGGTLSWDNGITNGVAFVINSTTTYTVSSTSIDDCETSVTITVNDLDPVTPTLSDITAECSTTVTAPTTTDDCSGVITGTTSDPLTYNEQGTYTITWNFDDGEGNDIDVTQKVIINDVTNPTAVAHDTTLYLDAEGNASLSAIAIGSGSTDNCSIDTMYLSKYNFDCSDVGYIEEAAVIGEKSAQIDVPTEGQMVLLTVVDINDNHDYEWFRVIVEDTIPPVAVCKDTILELDSEGLVSLTAEAFGLGSDDACGIDGMTLSKTSFACVDLGVQKDTVTVTDVNGNSSVCIANVTVEDNVDPIVVAHDTTLFLDANGLAYLTPFSVDNGTDDNCGIDTMYLSQDTFDCSDIGIFAPVQVGLKSATGELPPFGVLVRLTAEDGSGNSSYDDFFVTVLDTISPTVETQNITVYLDENGAASIDSSDIDNGSFDNCTIETMSLDSTTFDCDEIGSNAVTLTVNDVNGNSAKKLAYVTVEDTISPSALSHDTTLYLDANGLAYLTAISVDNESYDNCSIDTMYLSQDTFNCSEVGTLQDTLTVIDGSGNTTISIFNVTIEDNIDPTVIAQDTVLYLNSDGIAFLTASVTGAESFDNCGIDTMYLSKDTFDCSYVGYIEPELMVAEKSATKKDDPEGVTVRLTAVDDNGNSNYTDFKVTVLDSIAPVVFCQDTFIYLDSKGVASIDTSFIFSNSGDACGVADIWLSKSNFNGSNVGPNTITVLASDVNGNVGSCTSTVTVMDTIAPVASCKDIGITLDTEGKARIYPGFIDDGSTDEGGIVSYTLDMTKFYCHDIGEHTVVMSVTDVGGNVSTCSSLVTIADNWLPEVACNDIEVTLGSEGFAVIDSSMIDAGSTAICGISGIELSQSVFTSADLGENSITMTVSNLSGITATCEAKVTVKDEIAPVANCNSITVWLTDSASYELTEADLVAISSGSSDNASAYDSLQIEVTPSTFDCSQVGDSVKLAVSVFDEAGNESTCEAMVYVKDSSELLLSSVDDIEISLPAGVCETAITYPEVFSSKACATITQIAGLGADGLFPAGTTVESWEVSYGEEKDTVSFAVIVNAENAVPTLDSLADVSVNEDEGPVVIALSGISAGVDCVEQTLSITAENSNSELVTGIEVVYTEGDTTGSISLTLGANQSGTDSISVVVEDSEGAQTEVSFVLTVNPVNDVPYLVTPLPDGMVNASYSFVLELSAMMGVVFDDVDDDVLEFDVMLEGTESLPSWAAIEAGVLTATPMIADTGSYSFVVTATDTSGAMARDTFVLEVDGYPTSIGDIAAGSFELNLYPNPTKGLVTVELQERSATDIEIKVMNLSGAEVFRKNFGANDKIQINLSDQVSGMYMVLIESDGQRVVKKLILDKR, via the coding sequence ATGGAACATTTCTACTCAGAAGTTCAAAAGAGAAATCGTATTCAAAATTCTGCATCGAATTTGAATGCGCTATCATTGTTGAGAACAATTTTATCTGTTTTTTTAGTAGTACTAACTACTACCGTACTTTTCGGGCAAACAACAACTTATAATTATACCGGGAGTGTGCAGACTTTTACTGCTCCACATACCGGTAAATATTTATTGGAAGTTTGGGGAGCCCAGGGAGGTTCGGCAGGAACTTCTTATCCTGGTGGACTTGGTGGTTATGCCAAAGGAGAATGTACATTAACAGCCGGTCAAACAATATCGGTGTATGTCGGCCAGCAAGGACGCGCACCATCGGGTGGTACTGCCTGGAATGGTGGTGGCGCCGGTACTTGTTGTGGCGCCGGCGGCGGCGGTGGCACCGATATTCGCATTGGTGGCACAGCCTTAAGTAACCGTGTAATTGTAGCCGGAGCAGGCGGCGGTGGTTCAAATGATATTCCAAGTGGACCTGGTGGTTCCGGTGGGGGTTTATCTGGTGTTGAAGGATCCTCGGATTTAACCTACCCTCCAAGTTATGCCGGAACTCAGACGACAGGCTATCAATTGGGCGTTGGAGAATCAAATCTGAGCGACTCAGGTGGCGGCGGTGGCGGCTACTGGGGTGGCGGTGCCGGTACTGGTCCGTCTGGTGGCTCCGGAGGTGGTGGCTCTGCATACATTGGTGGAGTTGTTAGCGGATCAACTTCAACAGGTATTTGGTCGGGCGACGGAAAAGCGGCTGTTACAGTACTTTGCGATCCGATTAATGTTGCAGGAGTACCGGAAAGCTATGTTTGTGCCGGTTCTTCAATAACTTTAACTGCAACTTCCGAAAACGGAGGTACACTTAGCTGGGACAATGGAATTACAAACGGAGTGGCTTTTGTAATCAACTCAACTACTACATATACTGTTTCAAGTACATCTATCGATGATTGTGAAACCAGCGTAACAATTACCGTAAATGATTTAGATCCTGTAACTCCAACTTTAAGTGATATTACTGCTGAATGTTCAACTACGGTTACAGCTCCAACTACAACCGACGATTGTTCCGGAGTGATTACAGGAACTACTTCAGATCCTCTGACTTATAACGAACAGGGAACTTATACCATAACCTGGAACTTTGATGATGGAGAAGGAAATGACATTGATGTAACACAAAAAGTAATAATTAACGATGTAACCAATCCAACAGCAGTAGCACACGATACAACATTGTATCTCGATGCGGAAGGTAATGCATCGTTATCAGCTATAGCAATTGGAAGTGGCTCAACAGATAATTGCAGCATTGACACCATGTATTTGTCGAAATATAACTTTGACTGTAGTGATGTTGGATATATTGAGGAAGCTGCCGTTATTGGGGAAAAAAGTGCACAAATCGATGTGCCAACAGAAGGACAAATGGTACTTCTTACTGTTGTTGACATAAATGATAATCACGACTACGAATGGTTTAGAGTGATTGTTGAAGATACAATTCCACCAGTTGCAGTATGCAAGGATACTATACTTGAACTCGATTCTGAAGGGCTGGTAAGCCTTACTGCCGAAGCTTTTGGCTTAGGTTCAGACGATGCTTGCGGAATTGATGGTATGACACTCAGTAAAACAAGTTTCGCCTGTGTTGACCTTGGAGTTCAAAAAGATACGGTAACTGTAACTGATGTAAATGGCAACAGTTCAGTATGTATTGCAAATGTAACCGTTGAAGACAATGTTGATCCAATAGTTGTTGCACATGATACAACATTGTTCCTGGATGCTAACGGATTGGCTTATTTAACTCCGTTTAGTGTGGATAATGGAACGGATGATAATTGTGGAATTGATACAATGTATCTTTCTCAGGATACATTTGATTGCAGCGATATCGGCATTTTTGCTCCTGTACAGGTTGGATTAAAAAGCGCCACTGGCGAACTTCCTCCTTTCGGAGTACTTGTACGGTTAACTGCTGAAGATGGTAGTGGCAATTCAAGCTATGATGATTTCTTTGTTACAGTTTTGGATACAATCTCGCCAACGGTAGAAACACAAAATATTACTGTCTATCTGGATGAAAATGGCGCGGCTTCGATCGATTCTTCAGATATTGACAATGGTTCTTTTGATAACTGCACCATTGAAACAATGAGCCTGGACAGCACCACATTTGATTGTGATGAAATAGGTTCAAATGCGGTTACTTTAACCGTGAATGATGTAAACGGCAATTCAGCAAAAAAATTGGCCTATGTTACTGTTGAAGATACAATCTCTCCAAGTGCTTTATCTCACGATACAACTTTATATCTTGATGCAAACGGATTGGCTTATCTGACTGCAATATCGGTTGACAATGAATCATACGATAACTGCAGTATTGATACCATGTATCTCTCGCAAGACACTTTTAATTGTAGCGAAGTGGGTACTCTGCAAGATACATTAACAGTAATCGACGGAAGTGGCAACACAACAATAAGTATTTTTAATGTTACAATAGAAGACAATATTGATCCAACTGTTATTGCTCAGGATACAGTATTGTATCTGAATTCAGACGGAATAGCTTTCTTAACTGCGTCAGTTACAGGTGCTGAATCGTTTGATAATTGTGGTATCGATACCATGTATCTTTCGAAAGATACTTTTGATTGTAGCTATGTTGGATACATTGAACCTGAACTAATGGTAGCTGAAAAAAGTGCGACGAAAAAAGATGATCCGGAAGGAGTAACGGTTCGCCTTACTGCTGTTGATGACAATGGTAATTCGAATTATACAGACTTTAAAGTAACTGTATTGGATTCAATCGCACCTGTTGTATTCTGTCAGGATACTTTCATTTACCTCGATTCAAAAGGAGTAGCATCCATCGATACCAGCTTTATCTTTAGCAACTCGGGTGATGCCTGTGGTGTTGCCGATATATGGTTGAGTAAATCAAACTTTAACGGCAGCAATGTCGGTCCTAATACAATAACTGTACTTGCCTCTGATGTAAACGGTAATGTTGGATCGTGTACTTCAACTGTAACAGTAATGGATACCATTGCACCTGTAGCAAGCTGTAAAGACATTGGAATTACACTGGATACAGAAGGCAAGGCACGTATTTATCCGGGATTTATTGATGACGGATCTACAGATGAAGGAGGTATTGTTTCTTATACTTTGGATATGACTAAGTTTTATTGTCATGACATTGGCGAACACACAGTTGTAATGAGTGTAACCGATGTGGGAGGTAACGTATCTACCTGTAGTTCTTTAGTAACCATTGCCGATAACTGGTTGCCTGAGGTGGCCTGCAACGACATTGAAGTTACTCTTGGGTCGGAAGGTTTTGCTGTAATCGATTCATCGATGATCGATGCCGGTTCAACTGCCATCTGTGGAATTTCAGGTATTGAATTGTCGCAAAGTGTATTTACGTCGGCCGATCTTGGCGAAAACAGCATTACCATGACCGTAAGTAACCTGAGTGGAATTACAGCCACTTGTGAAGCCAAAGTAACGGTTAAGGATGAAATCGCTCCTGTGGCCAACTGTAATTCAATTACGGTTTGGTTGACTGACAGTGCCAGCTACGAACTTACCGAAGCCGATCTTGTGGCCATTAGCAGTGGCAGCAGCGACAATGCCTCGGCATACGATAGTTTACAGATTGAAGTAACACCTTCAACATTTGATTGCAGCCAGGTAGGCGACTCGGTAAAATTAGCAGTAAGTGTATTTGATGAAGCCGGTAACGAAAGTACCTGCGAAGCGATGGTTTATGTAAAAGATTCATCTGAGCTATTGTTGAGTTCGGTGGATGATATCGAAATAAGCCTGCCTGCCGGAGTATGTGAAACCGCAATTACTTATCCTGAAGTATTCAGTTCAAAAGCCTGTGCCACAATTACACAAATCGCCGGTCTTGGAGCAGACGGACTATTCCCTGCAGGAACAACGGTAGAAAGTTGGGAAGTAAGTTATGGCGAAGAAAAAGATACTGTAAGTTTTGCTGTTATTGTAAACGCAGAAAATGCAGTACCAACACTTGACTCGCTAGCCGATGTAAGTGTAAACGAAGACGAAGGTCCTGTAGTGATTGCTTTAAGTGGTATTTCAGCCGGAGTTGACTGTGTTGAACAAACACTGAGTATTACGGCCGAAAATAGCAACAGCGAACTGGTAACCGGAATTGAAGTGGTTTACACCGAGGGAGATACCACCGGAAGCATAAGTCTGACTTTGGGAGCAAACCAAAGCGGAACAGACAGTATAAGTGTAGTGGTTGAGGACAGCGAAGGTGCACAAACCGAAGTATCGTTTGTATTAACTGTAAATCCTGTAAACGATGTACCTTATTTGGTGACTCCACTACCTGACGGAATGGTGAATGCTTCGTACTCGTTTGTGCTGGAACTAAGTGCAATGATGGGAGTGGTGTTTGATGATGTTGACGACGATGTACTTGAGTTTGATGTGATGCTGGAAGGCACAGAAAGTTTACCTTCGTGGGCAGCCATTGAAGCAGGAGTATTAACTGCCACACCAATGATTGCCGATACGGGAAGTTACAGCTTTGTGGTAACAGCCACCGATACATCTGGAGCCATGGCCAGAGATACATTTGTATTGGAAGTGGATGGTTATCCGACATCAATCGGCGACATTGCAGCAGGAAGTTTTGAGTTGAACCTGTATCCGAATCCAACAAAAGGATTGGTAACTGTGGAATTACAGGAAAGATCAGCGACAGATATTGAGATTAAGGTAATGAATTTATCGGGAGCAGAAGTGTTCAGAAAGAACTTCGGTGCGAATGATAAAATTCAAATTAATCTTTCAGACCAGGTGAGTGGCATGTACATGGTACTGATCGAATCGGACGGACAACGTGTAGTTAAAAAACTGATACTCGACAAGAGATAA